In a genomic window of Choristoneura fumiferana chromosome 19, NRCan_CFum_1, whole genome shotgun sequence:
- the LOC141438690 gene encoding uncharacterized protein isoform X1 yields the protein MKEDIDLRNDRCGGDAMSVAPAVKRELDLEGGGSPGRKRRKQAAPTRAPQPLPPPLDLHAKMQDIYKSALAFGELSLPAFDPLAAFRLLPRHDPPRIFNPEAYCDLCCKEFCNKYFLKTHRANKHGIYDGGEPQPQPLPQPSPPRRASDEESNGTPRRLSPDSARRARDAGFQPDALRRLGVVNPEAFCEICCKEYCNKYFLRTHRERRHGVPMHRSPAERSPQSLTPPMLHLGAPGTPLAAPLSTPPAPPAPPPETPPRALSLPPPLDDELAEVKRECEDELEALHDGQTSPLNLIVEERGGSPASASEELRKLQTMISQLNELAAERLEQEGSPAPRAPSASPPAPDERRASSSGSSFCEICNKELCNKYFMRTHMQRMHGISLESGTQLGGVTCDICHKELCSKYFLRVHKHNTHGIPAPPAPAQAAPAEPCPLCARRFRGPRALRAHLLAEHAPPARPPPPPPRPLDLLARDKPYACSYCPFTTDVLAFLFAHERAHVAQAAGEAGGGEAEAEPRAPSEPGEPEEPAEGGEEVYSCSRCEFRAEGFAALEAHLRAAHSGAGALLAVPRAPRAPLTMQPFVVEEAGGALSLVPALVFLPVRRRATRRATVTLTLTPA from the exons ATGAAGGAAGATATTGATTTGAGGAACGATAG ATGCGGCGGTGACGCGATGTCGGTCGCGCCGGCGGTCAAGCGCGAGCTGGACCTCGAAGGCGGCGGCAGCCCCGGGCGCAAGCGGCGCAAACAGGCCGcgccgacgcgcgcgccgcAGCCGCTGCCCCCGCCGCTCGACCTCCACGCCAAGATGCAGGACATCTACAAGAGCGCCCTCGCCTTCGGGGAGCTCTCCCTCCCCGCCTTCGACCCCCTCGCCGCCTTCCGCCTCCTCCCGCGCCACGACCCCCCGCGCATCTTCAACCCCGAAGCCTACTGCGACCTGTGCTGCAAGGAGTTCTGCAACAAATACTTCCTGAAGACCCATCGCGCGAATAAACACGGGATCTACGACGGCGGCGAGCCCCAACCGCAGCCGCTGCCCCAGCCGTCGCCGCCGCGGCGCGCCTCCGACGAGGAATCGAACGGCACTCCGCGCCGCCTGTCTCCTGACTCCGCGAGACGCGCGCGCGATGCGGGCTTCCAGCCCGACGCGCTGCGCCGCCTCGGCGTCGTCAACCCGGAAGCGTTCTGCGAGATATGCTGCAAGGAGTACTGCAACAAATACTTTCTGCGGACGCACCGGGAGCGGCGGCACGGGGTACCCATGCACCGGTCGCCCGCGGAGCGCTCGCCGCAGTCACTGACGCCGCCCATGCTGCACCTGGGCGCGCCGGGCACGCCGCTGGCCGCGCCGCTCAgcacgccgcccgcgccgcccgcgccgccaccCGAGacgccgccgcgcgcgctctcgctgccgccgccgctcgACGACGAGCTCGCGGAAGTCAAGCGCGAGTGCGAGGACGAGCTGGAGGCGCTGCACGACGGACAGACCAGCCCGCTCAACCTGATCGTGGAGGAACGCGGGGGTTCCCCGGCCAGCGCCAGCGAGGAGCTGCGCAAGCTGCAGACCATGATCTCGCAGCTGAACGAGCTGGCGGCCGAGCGGCTGGAGCAGGAGGGCTcccccgcgccgcgcgcgccgtccgcgtcgccgcccgcgcccgacGAGCGCCGCGCCTCCTCCTCCGGCTCCAGCTTCTGCGAGATCTGCAACAAGGAGCTCTGCAACAAGTACTTCATGCGCACGCACATGCAGCGCATGCACGGCATCTCGCTGGAGAGCGGCACGCAGCTCGGCGGCGTCACCTGCGACATCTGCCACAAGGAGCTCTGCAGCAAGTACTTCCTGCGCGTGCACAAGCACAACACGCACGGCatccccgcgccgcccgcgccggcgcAGGCCGCGCCCGCCGAGCCGTGCCCGCTGTGCGCGCGCCGCTTCCGCGGGCCGCGCGCCCTCCGCGCCCACCTGCTGGCCGAgcacgcgccgcccgcgcggccgccgccgccgccgccgcgcccgctgGACCTGCTGGCGCGCGACAAGCCCTACGCCTGCTCGTACTGCCCGTTCACGACGGACGTGCTCGCGTTCCTGTTCGCGCACGAGCGCGCGCACGTGGCGCAGGCGGCGGGCGAGGCGGGGGGCGGCGAGGCGGAGGCGGAGCCGCGCGCGCCGAGCGAGCCGGGCGAGCCGGAGGAGCCGGCGGAGGGCGGCGAGGAGGTGTACTCGTGCTCGCGCTGCGAGTTCCGCGCGGAGGGCTTCGCGGCGCTGGAGGCGCACCTCCGCGCGGCGCACTCGGGCGCCGGCGCGCTGCTGGCGGtgccgcgggcgccgcgcgcgccgctcaCGATGCAGCCGTTCGTGGTGGAGGAGGCGGGCGGCGCGCTGAGCCTGGTGCCGGCGCTGGTGTTCCTGCCGGTGCGCCGGCGCGCCACGCGCCGTGCCACCGTCACGCTCACGCTCACGCCCGCCTaa
- the LOC141438690 gene encoding uncharacterized protein isoform X2 has translation MSVAPAVKRELDLEGGGSPGRKRRKQAAPTRAPQPLPPPLDLHAKMQDIYKSALAFGELSLPAFDPLAAFRLLPRHDPPRIFNPEAYCDLCCKEFCNKYFLKTHRANKHGIYDGGEPQPQPLPQPSPPRRASDEESNGTPRRLSPDSARRARDAGFQPDALRRLGVVNPEAFCEICCKEYCNKYFLRTHRERRHGVPMHRSPAERSPQSLTPPMLHLGAPGTPLAAPLSTPPAPPAPPPETPPRALSLPPPLDDELAEVKRECEDELEALHDGQTSPLNLIVEERGGSPASASEELRKLQTMISQLNELAAERLEQEGSPAPRAPSASPPAPDERRASSSGSSFCEICNKELCNKYFMRTHMQRMHGISLESGTQLGGVTCDICHKELCSKYFLRVHKHNTHGIPAPPAPAQAAPAEPCPLCARRFRGPRALRAHLLAEHAPPARPPPPPPRPLDLLARDKPYACSYCPFTTDVLAFLFAHERAHVAQAAGEAGGGEAEAEPRAPSEPGEPEEPAEGGEEVYSCSRCEFRAEGFAALEAHLRAAHSGAGALLAVPRAPRAPLTMQPFVVEEAGGALSLVPALVFLPVRRRATRRATVTLTLTPA, from the coding sequence ATGTCGGTCGCGCCGGCGGTCAAGCGCGAGCTGGACCTCGAAGGCGGCGGCAGCCCCGGGCGCAAGCGGCGCAAACAGGCCGcgccgacgcgcgcgccgcAGCCGCTGCCCCCGCCGCTCGACCTCCACGCCAAGATGCAGGACATCTACAAGAGCGCCCTCGCCTTCGGGGAGCTCTCCCTCCCCGCCTTCGACCCCCTCGCCGCCTTCCGCCTCCTCCCGCGCCACGACCCCCCGCGCATCTTCAACCCCGAAGCCTACTGCGACCTGTGCTGCAAGGAGTTCTGCAACAAATACTTCCTGAAGACCCATCGCGCGAATAAACACGGGATCTACGACGGCGGCGAGCCCCAACCGCAGCCGCTGCCCCAGCCGTCGCCGCCGCGGCGCGCCTCCGACGAGGAATCGAACGGCACTCCGCGCCGCCTGTCTCCTGACTCCGCGAGACGCGCGCGCGATGCGGGCTTCCAGCCCGACGCGCTGCGCCGCCTCGGCGTCGTCAACCCGGAAGCGTTCTGCGAGATATGCTGCAAGGAGTACTGCAACAAATACTTTCTGCGGACGCACCGGGAGCGGCGGCACGGGGTACCCATGCACCGGTCGCCCGCGGAGCGCTCGCCGCAGTCACTGACGCCGCCCATGCTGCACCTGGGCGCGCCGGGCACGCCGCTGGCCGCGCCGCTCAgcacgccgcccgcgccgcccgcgccgccaccCGAGacgccgccgcgcgcgctctcgctgccgccgccgctcgACGACGAGCTCGCGGAAGTCAAGCGCGAGTGCGAGGACGAGCTGGAGGCGCTGCACGACGGACAGACCAGCCCGCTCAACCTGATCGTGGAGGAACGCGGGGGTTCCCCGGCCAGCGCCAGCGAGGAGCTGCGCAAGCTGCAGACCATGATCTCGCAGCTGAACGAGCTGGCGGCCGAGCGGCTGGAGCAGGAGGGCTcccccgcgccgcgcgcgccgtccgcgtcgccgcccgcgcccgacGAGCGCCGCGCCTCCTCCTCCGGCTCCAGCTTCTGCGAGATCTGCAACAAGGAGCTCTGCAACAAGTACTTCATGCGCACGCACATGCAGCGCATGCACGGCATCTCGCTGGAGAGCGGCACGCAGCTCGGCGGCGTCACCTGCGACATCTGCCACAAGGAGCTCTGCAGCAAGTACTTCCTGCGCGTGCACAAGCACAACACGCACGGCatccccgcgccgcccgcgccggcgcAGGCCGCGCCCGCCGAGCCGTGCCCGCTGTGCGCGCGCCGCTTCCGCGGGCCGCGCGCCCTCCGCGCCCACCTGCTGGCCGAgcacgcgccgcccgcgcggccgccgccgccgccgccgcgcccgctgGACCTGCTGGCGCGCGACAAGCCCTACGCCTGCTCGTACTGCCCGTTCACGACGGACGTGCTCGCGTTCCTGTTCGCGCACGAGCGCGCGCACGTGGCGCAGGCGGCGGGCGAGGCGGGGGGCGGCGAGGCGGAGGCGGAGCCGCGCGCGCCGAGCGAGCCGGGCGAGCCGGAGGAGCCGGCGGAGGGCGGCGAGGAGGTGTACTCGTGCTCGCGCTGCGAGTTCCGCGCGGAGGGCTTCGCGGCGCTGGAGGCGCACCTCCGCGCGGCGCACTCGGGCGCCGGCGCGCTGCTGGCGGtgccgcgggcgccgcgcgcgccgctcaCGATGCAGCCGTTCGTGGTGGAGGAGGCGGGCGGCGCGCTGAGCCTGGTGCCGGCGCTGGTGTTCCTGCCGGTGCGCCGGCGCGCCACGCGCCGTGCCACCGTCACGCTCACGCTCACGCCCGCCTaa
- the LOC141438773 gene encoding phospholipid scramblase 2-like isoform X4 translates to MLASPIPLQTYDPLPDVKAAVPGTDTQALLEPVKDSQETESPILQELETVDQLLITKRLHVKSVLLLRGKRSRYVIKSDEQNLIYTVDEETSWWIGYLCYGLRPLRLRVLNEQGVEVMRIIRPYACTTRVLPCQLQTMKVYSPPGSLLGTIEQQWSPVKPVYVIKNTEGADLFWLRGPLMTVSLFKDVEFEMCRPDGTYVGSTRKRWQGLTHALLFATIRDRFGVAFERDLTPREKALLLAMTLLVDYMYYDT, encoded by the exons ATGTTGGCATCTCCAATCCCACTTCAGACATATGATCCACTGCCAGATGTGAAGGCAGCTGTGCCTGGAACCGACACTCAGGCACTGCTTGAGCCAGTAAAAGACTCT CAAGAGACAGAATCACCAATACTCCAGGAGTTGGAGACAGTGGACCAGCTTCTCATCACCAAGCGGCTGCATGTCAAAAGCGTATTGCTCCTCCGTGGCAAGAGGAGCCGGTATGTCATCAAGTCTGATGAACAGAACCTAATCTACACAGTGGATGAAGAGACCAG CTGGTGGATAGGCTACCTCTGCTACGGCCTCCGTCCTCTCCGGCTGAGGGTCCTCAACGAGCAAGGAGTAGAGGTCATGAGGATTATCAGGCCGTATGCCTGCACCACGCGTGTGTTGCCATGCCAACTGCAAACTATGAAG GTCTACTCACCACCTGGATCGCTGCTCGGGACCATTGAACAGCAGTGGAGTCCTGTTAAACCAGTCTACGTTATCAAGAACACGGAGGGCGCAGACTTGTTCTGGCTACGAG GTCCCCTGATGACGGTCAGCCTGTTCAAAGACGTAGAGTTCGAGATGTGCCGCCCAGACGGTACATACGTTGGATCCACGCGCAAACGCTGGCAGGGTCTCACGCATGCGCTGTTGTTCGCTACCATCAGAGACAG ATTTGGCGTGGCCTTCGAGCGGGACCTGACGCCGCGCGAGAAAGCCCTGCTTCTAGCGATGACCCTGCTCGTAGATTACATGTACTACGATACATAA
- the LOC141438773 gene encoding phospholipid scramblase 2-like isoform X1 produces the protein MLASPIPLQTYDPLPDVKAAVPGTDTQALLEPVKDSTTQITTLNSQQETESPILQELETVDQLLITKRLHVKSVLLLRGKRSRYVIKSDEQNLIYTVDEETSWWIGYLCYGLRPLRLRVLNEQGVEVMRIIRPYACTTRVLPCQLQTMKVYSPPGSLLGTIEQQWSPVKPVYVIKNTEGADLFWLRGPLMTVSLFKDVEFEMCRPDGTYVGSTRKRWQGLTHALLFATIRDRFGVAFERDLTPREKALLLAMTLLVDYMYYDT, from the exons ATGTTGGCATCTCCAATCCCACTTCAGACATATGATCCACTGCCAGATGTGAAGGCAGCTGTGCCTGGAACCGACACTCAGGCACTGCTTGAGCCAGTAAAAGACTCT ACAACTCAGATAACTACATTGAACTCACAGCAAGAGACAGAATCACCAATACTCCAGGAGTTGGAGACAGTGGACCAGCTTCTCATCACCAAGCGGCTGCATGTCAAAAGCGTATTGCTCCTCCGTGGCAAGAGGAGCCGGTATGTCATCAAGTCTGATGAACAGAACCTAATCTACACAGTGGATGAAGAGACCAG CTGGTGGATAGGCTACCTCTGCTACGGCCTCCGTCCTCTCCGGCTGAGGGTCCTCAACGAGCAAGGAGTAGAGGTCATGAGGATTATCAGGCCGTATGCCTGCACCACGCGTGTGTTGCCATGCCAACTGCAAACTATGAAG GTCTACTCACCACCTGGATCGCTGCTCGGGACCATTGAACAGCAGTGGAGTCCTGTTAAACCAGTCTACGTTATCAAGAACACGGAGGGCGCAGACTTGTTCTGGCTACGAG GTCCCCTGATGACGGTCAGCCTGTTCAAAGACGTAGAGTTCGAGATGTGCCGCCCAGACGGTACATACGTTGGATCCACGCGCAAACGCTGGCAGGGTCTCACGCATGCGCTGTTGTTCGCTACCATCAGAGACAG ATTTGGCGTGGCCTTCGAGCGGGACCTGACGCCGCGCGAGAAAGCCCTGCTTCTAGCGATGACCCTGCTCGTAGATTACATGTACTACGATACATAA
- the LOC141438571 gene encoding arylsulfatase I-like, whose amino-acid sequence MHISDWLPTLVSAAGGNASTIENIDGFDLWQALSEDQPSARTSILHNIDDIFGSAAISVDKWKLHKGTNNNGAWDSWYGPSGATARTT is encoded by the exons ATGCACATATCGGACTGGCTGCCAACCCTAGTCAGCGCTGCTGGAGGTAATGCTAG TACTATAGAAAATATCGACGGGTTCGATTTGTGGCAAGCTCTATCGGAGGACCAGCCGTCGGCAAGGACGTCGATTCTCCACAACATCGACGATATATTCGGATCCGCGGCCATCTCTGTGGACAAATGGAAACTTCACAAAG gtaCAAATAACAACGGTGCATGGGATTCGTGGTACGGCCCCAGCGGCGCAACAGCTCGTACGACCTAG